One region of Streptomyces sp. CG4 genomic DNA includes:
- a CDS encoding glycosyltransferase family 4 protein: MTPLSSNASHGQSTLRTVQVLGGGNAASSAHVRSLAEGLVARGVRVTVCAPVEADRAYDFTGAGAEHVHVPRSSDPGSVAALRAACTDADLVHAHGLHASFRAVLALSGRRTPLVVTWHDRAQAQGARAQFLRLLERRVVRTASVVLGTSSDLVDRARSTGARDARLAAVGLPGQRRPVVLDDPDRLRPKVRAELGATDRPLLIAVGSLDRHRGYDVLLDAARAWRDLDPVPLLVIAGEGPQRPALQRRIEDEGLPVRLIGRREDVPELLAAADLALLTSSWESRSVLAQEALYARVPLIATRVGGIPDLVGEAAELVPYGDPDALADAVVRLLADPERREELREAGVRQAVSWPTEDETVAQVLSIYDELAQPRPLA, from the coding sequence GTGACCCCCCTGAGCAGCAACGCGTCGCACGGCCAGTCGACGCTGCGCACCGTGCAGGTGCTCGGCGGAGGCAACGCCGCCAGCAGCGCGCACGTGCGCTCGCTGGCCGAGGGGCTCGTGGCGAGGGGCGTACGGGTCACGGTGTGCGCCCCCGTCGAGGCCGACCGCGCCTACGATTTCACCGGCGCCGGTGCCGAGCATGTGCATGTGCCGCGCAGCAGCGACCCGGGCTCCGTGGCCGCGCTGCGGGCCGCCTGCACGGATGCCGACCTGGTGCACGCGCACGGGCTGCACGCCTCCTTCCGGGCGGTGCTCGCGCTGAGCGGCCGGCGCACCCCGCTGGTGGTCACCTGGCACGACCGGGCGCAGGCACAGGGCGCGCGGGCACAGTTCCTGCGGCTGCTGGAGCGGCGGGTGGTGCGTACGGCGTCCGTGGTCCTCGGCACCAGCTCCGACCTGGTGGACCGGGCCCGCAGCACGGGGGCGCGGGACGCCCGGCTCGCCGCCGTCGGGCTGCCTGGACAGCGCCGGCCCGTCGTCCTCGACGATCCCGACCGGCTGCGCCCCAAGGTCCGGGCCGAACTCGGCGCCACCGACCGCCCGTTGCTCATCGCGGTCGGCTCCCTCGACCGGCACCGCGGCTACGACGTCCTGCTGGACGCGGCCCGTGCCTGGCGCGATCTCGACCCCGTGCCGCTGCTCGTCATCGCCGGGGAGGGACCGCAGCGGCCGGCGCTGCAGCGGCGGATCGAGGACGAGGGTCTGCCGGTGCGGCTCATCGGCCGCCGCGAGGACGTGCCCGAACTGCTCGCCGCGGCCGATCTGGCGCTGCTGACGAGCAGTTGGGAATCACGCTCCGTCCTGGCCCAGGAGGCGCTGTACGCGCGCGTGCCGCTCATTGCCACCCGGGTCGGCGGCATCCCCGATCTCGTCGGCGAGGCGGCCGAACTCGTCCCGTACGGCGACCCGGACGCACTCGCGGACGCCGTCGTACGCCTCCTCGCCGACCCCGAGCGCCGGGAGGAACTGCGCGAGGCGGGCGTACGGCAGGCCGTGAGCTGGCCGACCGAGGACGAGACCGTCGCCCAAGTCCTCAGCATCTACGACGAGTTGGCCCAGCCCCGCCCGCTCGCCTAG
- a CDS encoding IS1182 family transposase: MWVRDHLGGLWGDEDFADWYPRDGRPSLSPAQLATVCVLQFLLGLSDRQAAEAVRCRIDFKYALAMDLDDPGFHHSVLADFRDRLTEDGRADRLLDLALARLKEAGLVRERTTQRTDSTHVLAAVRDLTRLELVTEAVRAALEELAGTASHLLAGLVDEEWGRRYGRPVRLGKNPTRPKTRILATGGDAVRLIEHLGQHGPERLSGPRVQALRQIMVQNYYRDGAGRLRWRTAEDGGLPPSAVAVVSPYDPTARYARRGHITRWKGFVAHLTETCDPDGVNVITDVATTDATGYDAKALPGIHTRLKHRGLLPAEHLVDGGYTSLVHLEQAAREHQVRVTGPLPVNTTRQNRRNNGFGRDDFHIDFDRRQVTCPQGETSAGWHGPYPTSSPTAAPLIVARFTKSQCRPCPVRTRCTTTTDNARSVGFPPRELRDLQLRVRAEQQTPEWQARYAVRSGVEGTINELAHGHGMRRCRYRGQHKAHLQHVFTAIAANIERLSRRPPTGETPPSRPPTAFQNYLDQHGIPRPRSWRSARD, encoded by the coding sequence ATGTGGGTGAGAGACCACCTGGGCGGGCTGTGGGGTGACGAGGACTTCGCCGACTGGTACCCGCGTGACGGCCGCCCCAGCCTCTCGCCCGCCCAGCTGGCCACCGTCTGCGTGCTCCAGTTCCTCCTCGGTCTGTCGGACCGGCAGGCGGCCGAAGCGGTTCGCTGCCGCATCGATTTCAAGTACGCGCTGGCCATGGACCTGGACGATCCCGGCTTCCACCACAGCGTGCTGGCCGACTTCCGCGACCGTCTCACCGAGGACGGCCGAGCCGACCGTCTCCTCGACCTCGCGCTCGCGCGCCTGAAGGAGGCCGGTCTCGTCCGCGAGCGCACCACCCAGCGCACGGACTCCACCCACGTCCTGGCCGCGGTCCGCGACCTGACCCGGCTGGAACTGGTCACCGAGGCCGTCCGCGCCGCGCTGGAAGAACTGGCCGGCACAGCTTCGCACCTGCTGGCCGGCCTGGTCGACGAGGAGTGGGGGCGCCGCTACGGCCGCCCGGTCCGTCTGGGCAAGAACCCCACCCGCCCCAAGACCAGAATCCTCGCCACCGGAGGCGACGCCGTCCGGCTGATCGAGCACCTCGGGCAGCACGGGCCGGAACGCCTGTCCGGTCCCCGCGTCCAAGCCCTGCGGCAGATCATGGTGCAGAACTACTACCGCGACGGGGCCGGCCGCCTGCGCTGGCGCACCGCCGAGGACGGCGGGCTGCCGCCCTCTGCCGTCGCAGTCGTCTCGCCCTACGACCCGACGGCCCGCTACGCGCGCCGCGGACACATCACCCGCTGGAAGGGGTTCGTCGCACACCTCACCGAAACCTGTGATCCCGACGGCGTCAACGTGATCACAGATGTGGCCACCACCGACGCCACCGGGTACGACGCGAAGGCTCTGCCCGGCATCCACACCCGGCTCAAGCATCGCGGGCTGCTGCCCGCCGAGCATCTGGTCGACGGCGGCTACACCTCCCTGGTCCATCTGGAACAGGCAGCCCGCGAACACCAGGTCAGGGTCACCGGACCACTGCCGGTCAACACCACCCGCCAGAACCGCAGGAACAACGGCTTCGGCCGCGACGACTTCCACATCGACTTCGACCGCCGCCAGGTCACCTGCCCGCAGGGCGAGACCAGCGCGGGATGGCACGGCCCCTACCCGACCTCCTCACCCACCGCGGCACCTCTGATCGTGGCACGGTTCACCAAGAGCCAGTGCCGTCCCTGCCCGGTCCGCACCCGCTGCACGACCACCACCGACAACGCCCGGAGCGTGGGCTTTCCCCCGCGAGAACTCCGTGACCTGCAACTCCGCGTCCGCGCCGAGCAGCAGACACCCGAATGGCAGGCCCGCTACGCGGTCCGCTCCGGAGTGGAAGGCACCATCAACGAACTCGCCCACGGACACGGCATGCGCCGCTGCCGCTACCGGGGACAGCACAAAGCCCACTTACAGCACGTGTTCACAGCCATCGCCGCAAACATCGAGCGCCTCAGCCGACGGCCGCCGACCGGAGAAACACCCCCGTCACGGCCGCCGACCGCCTTCCAGAACTACCTGGACCAGCACGGGATCCCCCGGCCGAGGTCTTGGCGGTCCGCCAGAGACTGA
- a CDS encoding PucR family transcriptional regulator yields MDSRTDHRFDTQGAGITVQRALELPGLRSGLPEIVAGADRLGRTVRWVHAGEVPNIASLLKGGELLLTTGYGLGTRPAEQRAFVRTLAERGIAALVVELGPRFARLPAALVDTARAAGLPLVQLHREVPFVTVTEEIHTEIVNGHYALLQRAEEVHRRCTEALLGGGGVPQVLGILADFSGNPVFLETADGRLLYAAGEGPEGADPLQVWEGLRGPHKDAPPPAGSVLVDVPGGGPGTAGSVRARLVLLPVRSPLAPVHRIAAERAAGILAVVLMQARQEEELAARGRGDFLTDLAEGRIAAEDAPAQARVLGFKPGDSPLLPVVMRIGDSLSPGGGWAVLARAVSEELAAVGVPVLLGVRPVEGRVLVLLGLRSESERSAVADRVATALRAGVERAGMRRPGSPPPVVVVGVAGGWAAASAGLRHAAETATAAQGLTDRPWYDARRLDIDLLLWRLRDHPDLAAFVDRAIGPLRDHDHRSKPPLLPTLQTYLAHAGRKAETARELHLNRQTLYNRLARIGELLGTDLDDPQTVLALSLALRARRHVP; encoded by the coding sequence ATGGACAGCCGTACGGACCACCGATTCGACACCCAGGGCGCCGGGATCACCGTGCAGCGGGCGCTGGAACTGCCCGGACTGCGCAGCGGGCTGCCGGAGATCGTGGCGGGGGCCGACCGGCTGGGGCGCACGGTGCGCTGGGTGCACGCGGGCGAGGTGCCGAACATCGCCTCGCTGCTCAAGGGCGGCGAACTGCTGCTCACCACCGGCTACGGCCTCGGCACCCGCCCGGCCGAGCAGCGGGCGTTCGTGCGCACCCTCGCCGAGCGCGGGATCGCCGCCCTGGTGGTGGAGCTGGGCCCGCGTTTCGCGCGGCTGCCCGCCGCCCTGGTGGACACCGCCCGCGCCGCCGGGCTGCCGCTGGTCCAGCTGCACCGCGAGGTGCCGTTCGTGACGGTGACCGAGGAGATCCACACCGAGATCGTCAACGGCCACTACGCCCTGCTGCAGCGGGCCGAGGAGGTGCACCGGCGCTGTACCGAGGCGCTGCTGGGCGGCGGCGGGGTGCCGCAGGTCCTGGGCATCCTGGCGGACTTCAGCGGCAACCCGGTGTTCCTGGAGACCGCCGACGGCCGGCTGCTGTACGCCGCCGGAGAGGGCCCGGAGGGCGCGGATCCGCTCCAGGTGTGGGAGGGGCTGCGCGGCCCGCACAAGGACGCGCCGCCGCCCGCCGGTTCGGTGCTGGTGGACGTGCCCGGCGGTGGCCCGGGTACGGCGGGCTCGGTGCGCGCCCGGCTCGTCCTGCTGCCGGTGCGCTCGCCGCTGGCCCCCGTGCACCGGATCGCCGCCGAGCGGGCCGCGGGCATCCTCGCCGTGGTGCTGATGCAGGCCCGCCAGGAGGAGGAGCTGGCCGCCCGCGGGCGCGGTGACTTCCTCACCGATCTCGCCGAGGGCCGGATCGCCGCGGAGGACGCCCCGGCGCAGGCCCGGGTCCTCGGGTTCAAGCCCGGTGACAGCCCGCTGCTGCCGGTGGTGATGCGGATCGGTGACTCCCTGTCCCCCGGCGGGGGTTGGGCGGTGCTGGCGCGCGCGGTGTCCGAGGAGCTGGCCGCGGTGGGGGTGCCGGTGCTGCTGGGGGTGCGGCCGGTGGAGGGCCGGGTGCTGGTGCTGCTCGGGCTGCGCTCGGAGTCGGAGCGCTCAGCGGTCGCGGACCGGGTGGCGACGGCGCTGCGGGCGGGCGTGGAGCGGGCCGGGATGCGCCGGCCGGGCTCGCCGCCGCCGGTCGTGGTCGTCGGCGTGGCGGGCGGCTGGGCGGCCGCGTCGGCGGGGCTCAGGCACGCGGCGGAGACGGCGACGGCCGCGCAGGGCCTGACCGACCGGCCCTGGTACGACGCCCGCCGCCTGGACATCGACCTGCTCCTGTGGCGGCTGCGCGACCACCCGGATCTCGCCGCGTTCGTGGACCGTGCGATCGGCCCGCTGCGCGACCACGACCACCGCTCCAAGCCACCGCTGCTGCCGACCCTGCAGACCTATCTGGCGCACGCGGGCCGCAAGGCGGAGACGGCCCGCGAACTGCACCTGAACCGGCAGACCCTCTACAACCGGCTCGCCCGCATCGGGGAGTTGCTGGGCACCGACCTCGACGACCCGCAGACGGTCCTGGCGTTGAGCCTGGCGCTGCGGGCCCGCCGGCACGTGCCCTGA
- a CDS encoding FAD-binding protein yields MASPSKARTALAGLREDLAGEVFAPQDPGYDEARAVFNAMIDRRPAVIAQCAHATDVVRAVRFARDLDLPIAVRGGGHSVAGSALGDGALVVDLRRMHEVTVDPAAEAVRIEGGATMRDLDRAAQPYGLATTGGRASTTGVGGFVLGGGTGWLDRAFGLAVDNLLGVELVTADAERVHANADENPELFWALHGAGGNFGIATALTLELHELPVFSVALLMYRPRLGPEAIRTFRDVVLGGPDEAGGAVLYVTGPPEAFVPPELVGRLLCGLLLTYAGDEEGMRKLAEPLLALPHEVEVAGAMPYADVQCMLDFPAGLRNYWSAEYLTGLPDELVDVFCARADSMPVPTGSQQILFPQGGAVAAGPHAYPVPYRDAPWAAHPFGIWADPAEDEGAIAWVRGVCADVRPWSTGDVYLNFIGDEGPERVRAGLGEGNTLRLEKVKRRYDPDNVFRFNHNIKPI; encoded by the coding sequence ATGGCTTCCCCCTCCAAGGCGCGCACGGCCCTCGCCGGGTTGCGCGAAGACCTGGCGGGCGAGGTGTTCGCCCCGCAGGACCCCGGCTACGACGAGGCCCGGGCGGTCTTCAACGCGATGATCGACCGGCGCCCGGCCGTGATCGCCCAGTGCGCGCACGCGACCGATGTCGTACGGGCCGTGCGCTTCGCCCGCGATCTGGATCTGCCGATCGCGGTGCGCGGCGGCGGCCACAGCGTGGCCGGGTCGGCGCTCGGCGACGGCGCGCTCGTGGTGGACCTGCGCCGGATGCACGAGGTGACCGTCGACCCGGCGGCCGAGGCGGTCCGCATCGAGGGCGGCGCCACGATGAGGGACCTGGACCGGGCCGCCCAGCCGTACGGCCTCGCGACCACCGGCGGCCGTGCCTCCACCACCGGGGTCGGCGGCTTCGTCCTCGGCGGCGGCACCGGCTGGCTGGACCGCGCCTTCGGCCTCGCCGTGGACAACCTCCTCGGCGTGGAGCTGGTGACCGCCGACGCCGAGCGGGTGCACGCCAACGCGGACGAGAACCCCGAGCTGTTCTGGGCGCTGCACGGCGCAGGCGGCAACTTCGGCATCGCCACCGCGCTCACCCTGGAACTGCACGAGCTGCCGGTGTTCTCCGTCGCGCTGCTGATGTACCGGCCGCGGCTCGGCCCCGAGGCGATCCGTACCTTCCGCGATGTCGTCCTCGGCGGGCCCGACGAGGCCGGCGGCGCCGTGCTGTACGTGACGGGGCCACCGGAGGCGTTCGTACCGCCGGAGCTGGTCGGCAGGCTGCTGTGCGGGCTGCTGCTCACCTACGCGGGCGACGAGGAGGGCATGCGCAAGCTCGCCGAGCCGCTGCTGGCCCTGCCGCACGAGGTGGAGGTGGCCGGTGCGATGCCGTACGCCGATGTGCAGTGCATGCTCGACTTTCCGGCCGGACTGCGGAACTACTGGTCGGCGGAGTACCTGACCGGTCTGCCGGACGAGCTGGTGGACGTCTTCTGCGCCCGCGCGGACAGCATGCCGGTGCCGACCGGCAGCCAGCAGATCCTGTTCCCGCAGGGCGGGGCGGTCGCCGCCGGTCCGCACGCGTACCCGGTGCCGTACCGGGACGCGCCCTGGGCGGCGCACCCGTTCGGCATCTGGGCGGACCCGGCCGAGGACGAGGGGGCGATCGCCTGGGTGCGGGGCGTGTGCGCCGACGTACGGCCCTGGAGCACCGGCGACGTCTATCTGAACTTCATCGGCGACGAGGGCCCGGAGCGGGTGCGGGCGGGGCTCGGCGAGGGCAACACACTGCGCCTGGAGAAGGTGAAGCGGCGCTACGACCCGGACAACGTCTTCCGCTTCAACCACAACATCAAGCCCATCTGA